Genomic window (Synechococcus sp. LA31):
GCCCAGGCAATCGCGGGGGTTTTGTCAGAAGTAGGCGGCTTTCATGTGCTGGCGGTGTGCACCACGGCGTCGGAAGCCTGTGAGGTGATTCGGCGCTCGCCACCACAGCTTCTGGTGTTGGATGTGAACTTGGGTGGCGACAGTTATCGCCTTGCAGCTGATCTGCTGCATCAACGCAACCCTGGCTCACAGCTGTTGTTCGTTACGGCTCTGGCGGAGACCTTCACTCCGCCTGCTGATCTGGCTGCAATCACCGTGGCTGTGGTGGATAAGGCTCAAGCCTGGGATCAGCTGTTGGCAGTGCTGCATCGCTGGGGGGATCAGAGAAGGCAGGCATGGGCCGCACCGCTGAGGCCCTGTGATCAGCAGTTGCTAGCGATCAAGCGGCTCAAGCCGCGGGAGCAGCGCTTGCTGCGGGAGTTGGGCTGCGGCCTGTTGAACAAAGAAATCGCCCAACGGCTTGATCTCAGTGTTGCCACGGTGGAGACCTACCGCAAACAGGTGGCCGGCAAGCTCGGCATCAGCGGCGCTGAGCTGGTGCGGCTGGCCACCCTGTATCGAGCCACGGCCTGGGCGTTTACGGAGCCGCAGGAAAACTGAGGCTCACCTCAGCGCCCCCTAGATCGGTTGATGTCCCCAGCTGCAGTTCGCCGCCATGGCCTCGAGCAATGCTGCGCACCATCAGCACGCCTAATCCCATACCTCCGGACTTGTGGCTGTTCAGCGTCAGAGCCTCTGGATCGTTGCTCGGTAATCCCGCACCGCTATCGGCGATGTGGAGCACGATCCGCCCGTGCGCCTGGCTGAGTGCCACGCGCAGCAGCCGTTGGGCCGGTGCTACTTCCAGCAGGCTGTGCTCAGCATTGCGCAAGAGGTTGTTGATGGCGATCGCGAGCTGTTGGGAATCACCCATGACGAAGGCTGATTGATGCAGTCCATCGAGCTGGAGCTGGATCCCGGCATCTAGGGCTGTTCGCTGTAGCGGCAGCAGGCATCGCCGTAGGAGATCACTGAGATCCATGCGCTGCACGGCGGCCTCATTTCTCAGCAGCCGGCGGATCGCTGCCGTGAGCTCATGGATGTGTTCACCGCTTTGCTTGAGCTGCTCAAGCGGCTTGAGCGCTTCGCTGGGAATCTGATCCACTTGCTCCAGCCGGTAGTGCACCAGCCTTGTTTGCAGTAATAGCTGGCTGAGGGGCTGCCCTAGCTCATGGGCCAAGGCCGAAGCCTGCAGGCTGCTGTGTAGTTTCCGTTCGAGATCGCCTTGTTGACGAAGCAACTGAAGCTGCTGTGTCTTGCTGTGCAGCCGTAGCTGAGCGAGCCACACCAAGGCGAGCATGAGCGGTATGGGGCCCAACAGCGAGAGGATGAAACGCGGTGTCCATGCATCACTGCCGATTCGCGTGATGATCCAGCTCGCGAAGAACACCAGGCATACGCCTAGTTCCTCGAGTGGTGAGAGCAGAAAAGGCCCAATCATCGCGGGTAGAAAACACAACGGCGGTCCAGCGTTGTGGGGGAGTTGTCCGATGTTGAGATCTACGCTTGTGAGCAGCACTGTTGTCAGAGCGAGAACGGCGGCCATGGGCCTGTTGTGCCGCGGGCTCTGCTGCATCCAGCCTGTCCAAGCCTTCATTTGTTGAGGCTCTCTACAGCCACTATCAGGCTTGCTTGGCTGGGCTGTCTCTCAGGGGTTGCAGGTGTGCACCGTTTGTGATGTCGCCACCGCTGGTTGCTTCCAGGCTGCGCAGGCTTGAGATCGATCCAGGTGTGGTGTTTAACGGATGGCCCCCTTCTGGAGCCGAGAGCGTCTGCAGGGGCTCATCCGAGAGGGGTTGGGGGGACTGCCGTTGATCGTGGTCTCCAACCGGGAGCCCTGGATGCATCAACGCGATGGCCACGGCCTGATTCAGGCGGAGCGCCCCGCCAGTGGTCTCGTAACAGCCCTCGAACCCTTTGCCGAAGCCAGTGGCGGCACCTGGATCGCCCATGGCAGTGGTGATGCCGATCGCTGCAGCGTGGATGCCCGCGATGCTGTGGCAGTGCCGCCGGGCAGGCCCTGCTATCGCCTGCGGCGGGTGTGGCTGAGTGATGCTGAGCAGGAGGGCTACTACACCCATCTCGCCAACCGTGCACTCTGGCCCCTATGCCATGTGGCCTTTGTGCCACCTCGCTATGAGGCGGCCCACTGGCACACCTACCGCCAGGTGAATGCCCGCTTCGCAGAGGCGGTTCTGCAGGAGGCGGCCGGCGAGGCGGCCCTGGTGTTTCTGCAGGATTACCACTTGGCGCTGGTGCCACGGCTGCTGCGCCAGGCCAATCCCCATCTGCTGCTGGTTCAGTTCTGGCATGTGCCCTGGCCCAACCGCGAGCTGCTGCGCACCTTCCCGCAGGCCGATGCCCTGATCGAGGGGCTTTTGGGCAACGATCTGATCGGCTTTCAGATCCCAGCCCACGCCAGCAATTTTCTCGATGCCGCCGATCGCCTCGTGGAGGCTCGGGTGGATCCCGATGGCGATCTGGTGCATCAAAACGGCCATCGCACCCAGGTGGGTGCCTATCCCATCAGCATCGACTACCAGCAATGGAATGAGTCGGCCGCATCATCAGCTGTGGCTGAGGCTATGCAGTACTGGCAGCAGCAGATCGGTGTGCATGATCCAGCTCTGCTCGGTGTGGGCATGGAGCGGCTTGATTACACCAAGGGTTTGCCACAGCGGCTGCTGGCGGTGGAGCGGCTGCTGGAGGATCACCCCGAATGGCATGGCCGTTTTTGTTTCGTGCAGTTGCTGGCCATCTCCCGCACGCAGATCACTGAATACCGCCAGCTACGCAGCGAGCTCGAGCAGATCACCGCCCGCGTGAATGCGCGCTGGGCCTCG
Coding sequences:
- a CDS encoding response regulator transcription factor, whose protein sequence is MFGSGVVVLDDHRMVAQAIAGVLSEVGGFHVLAVCTTASEACEVIRRSPPQLLVLDVNLGGDSYRLAADLLHQRNPGSQLLFVTALAETFTPPADLAAITVAVVDKAQAWDQLLAVLHRWGDQRRQAWAAPLRPCDQQLLAIKRLKPREQRLLRELGCGLLNKEIAQRLDLSVATVETYRKQVAGKLGISGAELVRLATLYRATAWAFTEPQEN
- a CDS encoding HAMP domain-containing sensor histidine kinase; this translates as MAAVLALTTVLLTSVDLNIGQLPHNAGPPLCFLPAMIGPFLLSPLEELGVCLVFFASWIITRIGSDAWTPRFILSLLGPIPLMLALVWLAQLRLHSKTQQLQLLRQQGDLERKLHSSLQASALAHELGQPLSQLLLQTRLVHYRLEQVDQIPSEALKPLEQLKQSGEHIHELTAAIRRLLRNEAAVQRMDLSDLLRRCLLPLQRTALDAGIQLQLDGLHQSAFVMGDSQQLAIAINNLLRNAEHSLLEVAPAQRLLRVALSQAHGRIVLHIADSGAGLPSNDPEALTLNSHKSGGMGLGVLMVRSIARGHGGELQLGTSTDLGGAEVSLSFPAAP
- a CDS encoding trehalose-6-phosphate synthase, which produces MAPFWSRERLQGLIREGLGGLPLIVVSNREPWMHQRDGHGLIQAERPASGLVTALEPFAEASGGTWIAHGSGDADRCSVDARDAVAVPPGRPCYRLRRVWLSDAEQEGYYTHLANRALWPLCHVAFVPPRYEAAHWHTYRQVNARFAEAVLQEAAGEAALVFLQDYHLALVPRLLRQANPHLLLVQFWHVPWPNRELLRTFPQADALIEGLLGNDLIGFQIPAHASNFLDAADRLVEARVDPDGDLVHQNGHRTQVGAYPISIDYQQWNESAASSAVAEAMQYWQQQIGVHDPALLGVGMERLDYTKGLPQRLLAVERLLEDHPEWHGRFCFVQLLAISRTQITEYRQLRSELEQITARVNARWASGGWQPLQLRIEQRDVQERLALQRLARFCVVSSLHDGMNLVAKEFVASRCDGDGVLILSRFAGCALELGGALQVHPYCVEQIAVAMAQALGLEPADRRLRMAQMRRQVSDYNVYRWGASILADSLRLRDQMQLQPAALLG